The proteins below are encoded in one region of Pseudomonas helmanticensis:
- a CDS encoding nucleoid-associated protein, whose product MDDRTSFSPQTPNEAEPSKPVVKPLVVLNACAAKFFKKTLGGLTFYDSNKGNNWDLSSPVCVDFVNRIGKKFSKSGRIYGYVDPDMLSAAANFSKYASDLEFDTFVNGVMDRICDEANDPARRSLNEGYVVFSHYQDYRQVDHLLIVMLGKQAGYDFDNDNSLNPKDTESLNLQDFRQAACMDLTEFKKGFPKNTGDSYLYFIKGNSKSEFFTVALGCSDSIPGKVCVDNLKSALGAYLQEEANALSFTEKRKIHKRVVEYIESKAGERVHLSEIQHVINKCLNEDSPHHGGLVKFISENSDRFKVSEEFQPSGITAKSMAFTNLKLPSGEFDGRFKLDAVTVGESDADLSVDKDFVYLKIKLPIEVSNQLRSINAVSQASGPDDA is encoded by the coding sequence ATGGATGATCGCACGTCATTTTCACCTCAGACCCCGAATGAAGCCGAGCCTTCAAAACCTGTGGTGAAGCCGCTAGTTGTTTTAAACGCATGTGCAGCAAAATTTTTCAAGAAAACGCTTGGTGGTTTGACCTTTTACGATAGCAACAAGGGCAACAACTGGGACCTCAGCTCCCCGGTATGCGTTGATTTTGTAAATCGCATCGGTAAAAAATTCTCCAAGAGCGGGAGAATTTATGGCTATGTTGATCCCGACATGCTTTCCGCTGCTGCCAACTTTTCAAAGTACGCCAGCGACCTAGAATTCGACACGTTTGTTAATGGCGTGATGGACCGGATCTGTGACGAGGCAAACGACCCAGCCCGCCGCTCACTGAATGAAGGCTACGTGGTATTTTCGCACTACCAAGATTACCGGCAGGTCGATCATCTGCTAATTGTCATGCTGGGCAAACAGGCTGGTTATGACTTCGACAACGACAACAGCCTCAACCCGAAAGATACGGAAAGCCTGAACTTGCAGGACTTCCGCCAAGCTGCCTGCATGGATTTGACAGAATTCAAGAAAGGCTTCCCTAAAAATACAGGTGACTCTTATCTGTACTTCATTAAAGGGAATTCAAAAAGCGAGTTCTTTACGGTCGCACTGGGCTGTTCTGACTCGATCCCTGGAAAGGTCTGCGTTGATAACCTGAAAAGCGCACTGGGCGCGTACCTCCAAGAAGAGGCTAATGCCCTATCCTTCACAGAAAAACGCAAAATTCACAAGCGCGTAGTCGAATATATCGAAAGCAAAGCGGGCGAACGCGTCCACCTTTCAGAAATTCAGCACGTCATCAACAAGTGCCTGAATGAGGATTCGCCGCATCACGGAGGGCTGGTCAAATTTATTTCAGAAAACTCTGATCGCTTCAAGGTAAGCGAAGAGTTTCAGCCTTCGGGCATCACTGCGAAAAGCATGGCTTTCACCAATCTTAAGCTCCCCTCTGGAGAGTTTGACGGGCGCTTCAAGCTGGACGCTGTGACCGTCGGCGAGAGTGATGCAGACCTTAGCGTCGATAAGGATTTCGTGTATCTGAAGATAAAGCTGCCCATAGAGGTATCAAACCAGCTCAGAAGCATCAACGCTGTTAGTCAGGCCTCGGGCCCAGACGATGCTTGA
- a CDS encoding DUF2321 domain-containing protein — protein MGQQDAQQVCLNGHQITDSYHHSPDFRQRHCSQCGAETIHKCQVCGTEIRGDYHVDGFISFGDSTPVPTNCEGCGAQFPWTKKKQELIQASTDPSGDGFKLLEHICSRFHLVAKQLRSRHADRNSLLVADEYDVQDLLHALLRLHFDDIRPEEWTPSYAGSSSRVDFLLKEEQIIVEVKKTRESLKARHVGEQLIVDIERYRAHPDCKRLICFVYDPDGWVSNPRGLESDLNRKDEDLEVKVLIVPKGH, from the coding sequence ATGGGACAGCAAGACGCACAGCAAGTGTGTTTGAACGGACACCAGATAACAGATTCTTACCACCACTCGCCCGATTTTCGGCAGAGGCACTGCTCTCAGTGTGGCGCCGAAACAATTCATAAATGCCAAGTTTGTGGGACGGAAATTCGTGGCGACTACCACGTGGATGGATTCATATCTTTCGGAGACTCCACCCCCGTCCCAACGAATTGCGAAGGATGTGGTGCGCAGTTCCCTTGGACGAAGAAAAAGCAGGAGCTGATCCAAGCTTCAACCGATCCTAGCGGGGATGGGTTCAAGCTCCTCGAACATATATGCAGTAGGTTTCATCTAGTTGCGAAGCAACTCCGAAGCAGGCACGCCGACCGGAACTCGCTCCTAGTCGCTGATGAATACGACGTTCAGGATCTGCTCCATGCGCTGCTGAGGCTGCATTTCGACGACATTCGTCCTGAAGAGTGGACTCCCAGCTATGCAGGCTCCAGCTCGCGAGTGGACTTCCTACTTAAGGAAGAACAGATCATCGTCGAAGTAAAAAAAACGAGGGAAAGCCTCAAAGCAAGACACGTCGGCGAGCAACTCATTGTCGACATAGAGCGCTATCGAGCGCACCCCGATTGCAAGAGACTGATTTGCTTTGTGTATGACCCGGACGGCTGGGTCAGCAATCCTCGAGGCCTCGAAAGCGATTTGAACCGGAAAGATGAAGACCTCGAAGTCAAAGTCCTTATCGTCCCCAAAGGACACTAG
- a CDS encoding YncE family protein translates to MKLPAVLLALITPILLFSSLASFAGQIPGKASAQDIPITHQDRMYAAEQFSNTVSVTDPVDNKVLGVITLGDPQPTNLSPLYRGEVLTHGLGFSPDHKTLVAVSVGTNSVTFIDTETNSIKHKTYVGRAPHEAFFTPDGKEVWVTVRGEDYVSVIDAKTYQEKMRIKTPVGPGMQIFSPDGKYGYVCSSFTPETVVVSVADHEIVGRVPQVSPFCPNIAASPDGKQVWFTLKDTGKVQVFEATPPFNPLKTLDVGPIANHVNLVINANGSFAYITVGGLNQVQVYRTETFEKVATIPVGNLPHGVWPSGDGTRVYVGLENADAYAVIDTLTNQVVANIPIGQAPQAIAYVPNAVTKGTGTDNLKPLGVAGQAAHLSLHAVGKTADQPPSSVALFNQGLIQVVQAAVTGLEPKQPYILAMSNQSDGTGPLQPLSAFTTNAAGAAVVNAVGPIRQIVQNDVPDQNRYLVIVTGTPDQIGAVVQLQSK, encoded by the coding sequence ATGAAGCTTCCAGCGGTCTTGTTAGCGTTGATCACCCCAATTTTGCTGTTCAGTTCCTTAGCTAGCTTTGCTGGGCAGATACCTGGAAAGGCATCTGCGCAGGACATCCCCATTACCCATCAAGACCGTATGTACGCGGCAGAGCAGTTCTCGAACACCGTCTCAGTAACCGATCCTGTCGATAATAAAGTGCTCGGTGTGATTACCTTGGGCGATCCCCAACCAACAAACCTCAGCCCGCTCTACCGTGGGGAAGTGCTGACGCATGGCCTTGGTTTCTCACCTGATCACAAGACATTGGTTGCGGTTTCAGTCGGCACCAATTCGGTGACGTTTATCGATACTGAAACCAACTCCATTAAGCACAAGACCTACGTTGGCCGCGCGCCTCACGAAGCGTTTTTCACGCCAGATGGCAAGGAAGTTTGGGTCACGGTGCGGGGCGAGGATTACGTGTCTGTGATCGATGCAAAAACCTACCAGGAGAAAATGAGGATTAAGACACCAGTAGGCCCTGGCATGCAGATATTTTCACCAGACGGCAAGTACGGTTACGTGTGTTCCTCCTTCACTCCGGAGACCGTAGTGGTTTCAGTAGCCGACCACGAAATTGTTGGTCGAGTGCCTCAGGTAAGTCCGTTCTGCCCGAACATCGCCGCCTCTCCTGACGGCAAACAGGTTTGGTTCACGTTGAAGGACACGGGTAAGGTTCAGGTCTTCGAGGCTACGCCACCTTTCAATCCGCTGAAGACCTTGGATGTTGGTCCGATCGCCAACCACGTCAATCTGGTCATCAACGCCAACGGTTCATTTGCTTACATCACCGTTGGTGGGCTGAATCAGGTGCAGGTTTATCGCACGGAAACTTTTGAGAAGGTTGCGACGATTCCCGTTGGCAATCTTCCACACGGTGTGTGGCCGTCTGGCGACGGAACCCGGGTCTACGTAGGTTTGGAAAATGCCGACGCCTATGCGGTGATCGATACACTGACCAACCAAGTGGTGGCCAATATTCCTATAGGCCAAGCTCCCCAGGCTATTGCCTATGTGCCGAATGCCGTGACGAAGGGGACGGGTACCGACAATCTCAAACCTCTAGGTGTCGCGGGGCAGGCCGCGCACCTCAGCCTCCATGCCGTAGGTAAAACGGCTGATCAGCCTCCCAGCAGCGTCGCGCTATTCAATCAAGGGCTGATTCAGGTAGTGCAGGCTGCTGTGACCGGGCTCGAGCCAAAGCAGCCTTATATCTTGGCAATGTCCAACCAATCCGACGGTACCGGTCCTCTTCAACCTCTGTCTGCTTTCACGACCAACGCGGCAGGTGCGGCAGTCGTTAATGCGGTTGGTCCAATTCGCCAGATCGTACAGAACGACGTGCCTGACCAAAATAGGTATTTGGTGATCGTGACCGGGACACCTGACCAAATTGGAGCGGTCGTTCAGCTACAGTCCAAGTAA
- a CDS encoding DUF305 domain-containing protein, with protein MPIFLAQRFSRSLLILSSCLLIAQAFAHDVTEHADSSSHSSAETSFTSENNAAMERMMEGMESDPTWDVDHDFVVMMSAHHQGAIDMAIAFLKYGKNEQLRRLAQEIIVEQQQEIAAMHLAISAPLPASVASPTQIPAVTQP; from the coding sequence ATGCCAATCTTTTTAGCTCAAAGATTTAGTCGGAGCCTCTTAATTCTTTCCTCCTGCCTGCTGATTGCTCAAGCCTTTGCCCATGACGTTACGGAGCATGCTGATTCGTCCAGCCACTCGAGTGCAGAGACTTCCTTCACTAGCGAAAACAATGCTGCTATGGAAAGGATGATGGAAGGAATGGAGAGCGATCCTACCTGGGATGTCGATCATGATTTCGTCGTCATGATGAGCGCTCATCACCAAGGCGCAATCGACATGGCCATAGCCTTTCTTAAGTATGGGAAAAACGAACAGCTCAGACGCCTTGCCCAGGAAATCATCGTCGAGCAGCAACAGGAAATCGCCGCAATGCACCTTGCCATTAGTGCTCCGCTACCAGCGTCGGTTGCTTCTCCCACACAGATTCCCGCAGTGACCCAACCCTAA